The following coding sequences are from one Lusitaniella coriacea LEGE 07157 window:
- a CDS encoding SPFH domain-containing protein — translation MGEFVLLVFLALGGSALAGSVKIVNEKNEYLVESLGSYKKKLESGLNLVTPFIDKVVYKETIREKVLDVPPQSCITKDNVGISVDAVVYWRIMDMYKAYYKVENLRDAIVNLVLTQIRSEMGKLELDQTFTARSEINEILLRELDLATDPWGVKVTRVELRDIVPSRAVQDSMELQMAAERKKRAAILTSEGERDSAVNSAQGKAEAQVLDAEAQKKAAILRAEAQAQQEVLKAQATARALDIVTDKLKSDPRAREALQFLLAQNYLEMGKTIGSSESSKVMFMDPRNMISTLEGMRSMVGDSKNGETSSLNWELDKIDRHSAG, via the coding sequence ATGGGAGAATTTGTCTTACTGGTATTTTTAGCCCTTGGCGGCTCTGCGTTGGCGGGTTCGGTGAAAATCGTCAATGAAAAAAATGAGTATTTGGTGGAAAGTTTGGGGAGTTATAAAAAGAAGCTAGAATCGGGGTTAAATTTGGTTACGCCGTTCATTGACAAGGTGGTTTATAAAGAAACCATACGCGAAAAAGTTCTCGACGTTCCGCCTCAATCTTGCATCACGAAAGACAATGTGGGGATTAGCGTTGATGCGGTTGTGTATTGGCGCATTATGGATATGTACAAAGCGTACTATAAGGTCGAGAATTTGCGCGATGCGATCGTTAATTTGGTATTGACCCAAATTCGCTCGGAAATGGGCAAACTCGAATTGGATCAAACCTTTACCGCGCGATCGGAAATTAATGAAATTCTCCTGCGGGAACTCGATTTGGCAACAGATCCTTGGGGAGTTAAAGTGACGCGGGTTGAATTGCGCGATATCGTCCCTTCCAGAGCCGTGCAGGACTCGATGGAGTTGCAAATGGCAGCCGAACGGAAAAAGCGCGCCGCTATTCTAACCTCGGAAGGGGAACGGGACTCGGCGGTTAATTCCGCACAAGGGAAGGCAGAGGCACAGGTTTTAGATGCGGAAGCGCAGAAAAAAGCCGCGATCCTGCGCGCTGAAGCTCAAGCACAGCAGGAGGTTCTCAAGGCTCAAGCGACAGCGAGAGCGCTGGATATTGTCACTGACAAACTTAAATCCGATCCTCGCGCTCGCGAAGCGCTTCAGTTTCTTTTGGCGCAGAATTATTTGGAAATGGGCAAAACGATTGGGAGTAGCGAGAGTAGTAAGGTCATGTTTATGGATCCGCGTAATATGATTTCTACTTTGGAAGGAATGCGTTCGATGGTTGGCGACAGTAAAAATGGCGAGACTTCTTCTTTGAACTGGGAGTTGGATAAAATCGATCGTCATTCTGCTGGTTAG
- a CDS encoding MBL fold metallo-hydrolase: protein MRLLNPIGTLLVSASFALGATPLFAQTPDFESVQIETIPLRDGIYMLVGEGGNIGVSAGEDGVFLIDDQFAPLTEKIVAAIRTISSEPVRFLINTHWHFDHTGGNENFGKAGVVIVAHDNVRDRMSTEQIIEVIGRTFPPSPTAALPIITFNDTMTFHLNGETIHAFHVDSAHTDGDAIVHFKEANIIHTGDTYFNGFYPFIDVESGGSIEGMIAAIEGLSLLIDDETHIIPGHGPLSNQAELMVYLEMLKTVRDRVKVAIDKGMSSEDFIASEPMADFPSTWGQGFLSTEQFLQIVYADLAR, encoded by the coding sequence ATGCGTCTGCTCAATCCGATCGGTACCCTTCTTGTCAGTGCGAGTTTCGCGTTAGGTGCAACGCCCCTTTTTGCCCAAACTCCAGACTTTGAAAGCGTTCAAATTGAAACCATCCCCCTGCGAGATGGAATTTATATGCTCGTTGGGGAAGGGGGAAATATTGGCGTTTCTGCGGGCGAGGACGGTGTTTTTCTTATCGACGATCAATTTGCTCCCCTCACCGAGAAAATTGTTGCGGCAATTCGCACTATCAGTAGCGAACCCGTGCGCTTTTTAATTAATACCCACTGGCACTTCGACCACACAGGGGGGAACGAGAATTTTGGGAAAGCGGGAGTTGTCATCGTCGCTCATGATAACGTGCGAGATCGCATGAGTACCGAACAAATTATCGAGGTAATTGGGCGCACATTTCCCCCTTCTCCCACCGCTGCACTTCCGATTATTACTTTCAACGACACCATGACGTTTCACCTCAATGGCGAAACGATTCACGCTTTTCACGTCGATTCAGCCCATACGGATGGGGACGCGATCGTTCACTTTAAGGAAGCCAACATTATCCACACTGGCGACACCTATTTTAATGGGTTTTATCCCTTTATTGATGTGGAAAGCGGCGGATCGATTGAGGGAATGATTGCAGCCATAGAAGGACTGTCGCTTCTGATTGATGATGAAACGCACATTATTCCCGGTCATGGTCCCCTTTCTAATCAGGCGGAACTCATGGTTTACCTGGAGATGTTAAAGACCGTGCGCGATCGCGTTAAGGTAGCAATTGACAAAGGAATGTCCTCGGAAGACTTCATCGCCTCCGAACCAATGGCAGATTTTCCCTCAACCTGGGGTCAGGGATTTCTCAGTACCGAACAGTTTTTGCAAATCGTTTACGCCGATTTAGCGCGATAA
- a CDS encoding putative bifunctional diguanylate cyclase/phosphodiesterase — translation MASKILVVEDESIVAQDIQETLEGLGYDVPEIADAGDLAISLAGEINPDLVLMDVRIIGEMDGITTAQKIVNLFDIPIIFMTAHADEETLSRAKLASPFGYIIKPFEERELRTTIEIALYKYQMEKKLKENAQWLATVLKSIGDGVISIDREGFVTFINPIAEKLTGWSMGEATGYHYTQIFEIIDETTRAPQENPLIPAMEKKDVFTLPEHTLLIRKDRSEIPIADSAAPTIDSKGKVTGGVLVFRDETERKLVEQKLRRQAFYDPLTNLPNRAWFTQRLLDAIAHIKRNPNYLFAVLFLDLDRFKTINDSQGHTVGDRLLVAVAERLSHSVRSIDTVVRLGGDEFAILLEGIQDLDHACEISRRIQQSLQKPIRVDGAEIFTSASIGIVLSSLGYEDVEGFLRDADIAMYSAKAQGKGRYEVFDAQMRDRVIRLVKMESELRHAIEQQMLSVQYQPIISLTTQETMGFEALVRWHHPERGWISPAEFIPIAEETGLVIPIDWWVLQEACRQMKEWQDRKLTSSFVSVNLSCRQFLQPNLVEQIEQTLKSVGLEARSLKLEITESAIIENPESAAITLSKLKKMGIGLSLDDFGTGYSSLSYLHRFPVDTIKIDRSFIDRIDKEDDGLEIVRTIVSLTQNLGLDAIAEGVETSEQLNLLQQLKSNYGQGYFFAKPLTPIDAEKWLSLSVLN, via the coding sequence ATGGCTAGTAAGATTCTGGTTGTTGAGGATGAAAGCATTGTTGCACAAGATATTCAAGAAACATTAGAAGGTTTGGGATACGACGTTCCAGAAATTGCCGATGCGGGGGATTTAGCAATTTCTCTTGCTGGTGAAATCAATCCAGACCTGGTTTTAATGGATGTCCGAATTATCGGCGAAATGGACGGAATCACGACCGCTCAAAAGATTGTTAATTTGTTTGACATTCCCATCATTTTCATGACCGCTCACGCGGATGAAGAAACCTTATCGAGAGCCAAACTTGCCAGTCCATTCGGATATATTATTAAGCCCTTTGAAGAGCGGGAATTGCGAACGACAATTGAAATTGCGCTCTACAAATATCAAATGGAAAAGAAATTGAAAGAAAATGCGCAATGGCTGGCAACAGTTCTTAAAAGTATTGGTGATGGTGTTATTTCAATCGATCGTGAGGGTTTTGTGACCTTTATCAATCCGATTGCGGAAAAATTGACGGGGTGGTCAATGGGAGAAGCAACTGGCTATCATTACACGCAAATTTTCGAGATTATCGACGAAACGACGCGCGCGCCCCAAGAAAATCCTCTGATTCCTGCAATGGAGAAGAAAGACGTTTTTACTCTACCCGAACACACATTATTGATTCGCAAAGATCGTTCTGAAATTCCCATTGCCGATAGCGCCGCACCGACCATTGATAGCAAGGGAAAAGTAACAGGTGGGGTGTTAGTTTTTCGCGATGAAACCGAACGCAAATTAGTCGAACAAAAATTACGCCGTCAAGCTTTTTATGACCCGCTCACCAATTTGCCCAATCGTGCGTGGTTTACCCAACGCCTCCTCGACGCGATCGCGCACATCAAGCGCAATCCGAATTATTTATTTGCCGTTCTATTTCTAGATTTAGATCGCTTTAAAACGATCAATGATTCCCAAGGTCATACGGTAGGCGATCGGTTGCTGGTTGCGGTTGCCGAACGACTGTCTCACTCCGTGCGATCGATCGATACTGTCGTGCGGTTGGGAGGAGATGAATTTGCAATCCTCCTCGAAGGGATTCAGGATCTTGACCATGCTTGCGAAATTTCGCGACGAATTCAACAATCCTTACAGAAACCGATTCGAGTGGATGGGGCTGAAATTTTCACCAGTGCCAGTATTGGGATTGTTTTGAGTTCCCTCGGTTACGAAGATGTTGAAGGCTTTCTGCGGGATGCAGATATTGCGATGTATAGCGCTAAAGCGCAAGGTAAAGGGCGCTATGAGGTGTTTGACGCACAGATGCGCGATCGCGTGATCCGTTTGGTCAAAATGGAAAGCGAGTTGCGACACGCGATCGAACAACAAATGCTCTCCGTGCAATACCAACCGATTATTTCCCTCACAACCCAAGAAACGATGGGTTTTGAAGCCTTAGTACGCTGGCATCATCCCGAACGCGGTTGGATTTCGCCCGCAGAATTTATTCCCATTGCAGAGGAAACCGGATTAGTGATCCCCATTGATTGGTGGGTGCTGCAAGAAGCCTGTCGTCAGATGAAGGAATGGCAAGATCGGAAACTCACCTCATCTTTCGTGAGCGTCAATCTCTCCTGTCGTCAGTTTCTCCAACCAAATTTGGTCGAGCAGATCGAACAAACTTTAAAGAGCGTGGGGTTAGAAGCACGTTCCTTGAAGCTAGAGATTACAGAAAGCGCGATTATTGAAAACCCAGAATCCGCAGCAATTACCCTCTCGAAGCTCAAAAAAATGGGAATCGGCTTGTCTCTTGATGACTTTGGCACGGGATACTCTTCCTTGAGTTATCTGCATCGCTTCCCTGTCGATACGATTAAGATCGATCGTTCCTTTATCGATCGCATTGATAAAGAAGATGATGGATTAGAGATCGTGCGTACTATTGTTTCGCTAACGCAGAATTTGGGGCTGGACGCGATCGCGGAAGGAGTAGAAACGAGCGAACAATTGAACCTGCTGCAACAACTGAAAAGTAATTACGGACAAGGGTACTTTTTCGCTAAACCCCTAACACCGATAGACGCGGAAAAGTGGTTGAGCTTGTCCGTCTTAAACTGA
- a CDS encoding exosortase-dependent surface protein XDP2 has product MRNSKSLSLKTAVVCASLIAGGAIAANPAQANPFRTNYTADLSGSNLVKGNIWLDSVVLENGETIDQFSVVQSAKIVSNDLYTGGNTGAASADMGDLATVGLSQERVNEAGVVAALGNLNLNSIIDTEDRGSFAIDLFFDKALDNLFVWERGQNSKLKVQALDATGSLIGNALTINSRDARQNGGQGINGWTDAGFSIDTLEIGRAQKVASLGISMADFGIDAPVSGVRFISERGFNGPDWKFVGASAERNNPPASVPEPGTLAGLAVVCGMFAASRRRKASK; this is encoded by the coding sequence ATGAGAAACTCTAAATCTCTTTCCCTTAAAACTGCTGTTGTCTGCGCGAGCCTTATCGCTGGAGGCGCGATCGCGGCAAATCCCGCCCAAGCTAATCCTTTTAGAACAAACTACACAGCCGATCTCAGTGGTAGCAATCTAGTCAAAGGAAATATTTGGTTAGATTCTGTTGTCCTGGAAAATGGCGAAACAATCGACCAGTTCTCTGTCGTTCAGTCTGCCAAAATTGTTAGCAACGATCTCTATACCGGAGGCAACACCGGAGCCGCAAGCGCTGATATGGGCGATCTCGCCACTGTTGGATTAAGCCAAGAAAGAGTAAACGAAGCGGGTGTCGTCGCTGCTTTAGGTAACTTGAACCTCAACAGCATTATTGACACAGAAGATAGAGGTAGCTTTGCTATTGACCTATTCTTCGACAAAGCTCTAGATAACTTGTTTGTTTGGGAGCGGGGACAAAACAGTAAGCTGAAAGTTCAAGCCCTTGATGCAACAGGTAGTCTTATTGGTAACGCTTTAACGATTAATTCCAGAGATGCAAGGCAAAATGGCGGTCAAGGAATTAACGGATGGACGGATGCAGGCTTCAGCATTGACACCTTAGAAATTGGTCGGGCCCAGAAAGTTGCCTCCCTCGGTATCAGTATGGCTGATTTCGGAATCGATGCTCCTGTTAGCGGCGTGCGCTTCATTAGCGAAAGAGGATTCAATGGACCTGACTGGAAGTTTGTTGGTGCTTCTGCCGAACGCAACAATCCTCCTGCTTCGGTTCCTGAGCCTGGAACCCTTGCTGGTTTAGCCGTCGTTTGCGGAATGTTTGCTGCTTCCCGCCGTCGCAAAGCAAGTAAGTAA
- the sipA gene encoding regulatory protein SipA, with protein sequence MTEKEFPIGAKVRAIARPPYLKTAEPMPMLRPPDVIDVGEEGIVLDRRPGGYWGVRFARGAFLIESQYLEQVVSPSN encoded by the coding sequence GTGACGGAGAAAGAATTTCCCATCGGTGCAAAAGTTCGCGCGATCGCGCGCCCCCCTTACCTCAAAACCGCAGAACCCATGCCCATGCTGCGTCCCCCCGATGTCATTGACGTGGGCGAAGAAGGCATCGTTCTCGACCGCCGTCCGGGAGGATATTGGGGCGTTCGGTTTGCGCGAGGGGCGTTTTTAATTGAAAGTCAGTATCTCGAACAGGTTGTGTCGCCATCAAATTAA
- a CDS encoding PP2C family protein-serine/threonine phosphatase: MNSSQPHPYLWVAHPLAAQFSFPDRVADRFLVRATHIWQDTRPEEPPPFAEPIPSFLFPYLRLFSHQLHLPNLYGTIELEGSLVPLLKNAPIDRQGNLYPTLQEVWSEASPTRQMYWLWQILNLWTPLKESGVASTLLVPENVRVEGWRVRVLEFHRDLPATDRAEEEPSSIARQLSAAAVAVVSDASPATLLQLAQSWEPLLPDANVAIASFLEEIIIFLKTEGLALTTIANALNADLLNQASQYPLRVTVTGATEQGRIPTHNEDSCYPIAADLIANGTQWQDRLSSHFAIVCDGIGGHEGGEVASQMAVQSLKLQARALLAEIAEDPEVMTPDLVKEQLAATIRIANNAIASRNDQQGRESQRRMATTLVMTLQLPQQIATSNGGTRNSHELYLAHVGDSRAYWITTHYCQQLTVDDDVVTREVCRARSLEHKAQQRPDARALTQALGTRNAELLRPTVQRLIIEEDGVLLLCSDGLSDGDVVEESWSAVIPDAIRGKISLEAALKELIRRANEKNGQDNISGVATLYGIMPQNPVLVNLAELPKGSAQKAIEIEKPLETAEEELPVEEEVAPVEASAMPARAVEETETGILEEEDSGEGIGWVIKLLLLTALVGVMVLLLRWQIQTDQESETPASSPTPEQVEPETPSSSPFSEPGDSE, encoded by the coding sequence ATGAACAGTTCCCAGCCGCATCCCTATCTTTGGGTCGCCCATCCCCTTGCCGCCCAGTTTTCCTTTCCCGATCGCGTGGCGGATCGCTTTCTGGTGCGCGCGACACATATTTGGCAAGATACTCGTCCTGAAGAACCTCCCCCCTTCGCCGAACCCATTCCCTCCTTCCTTTTCCCCTACCTGCGGCTTTTTTCCCACCAACTTCACCTCCCCAACCTCTACGGAACGATCGAACTCGAAGGAAGTTTGGTTCCGCTCCTCAAAAACGCTCCCATCGACCGCCAGGGCAACCTCTACCCCACCTTACAAGAGGTTTGGTCTGAGGCATCCCCCACGCGCCAAATGTATTGGCTGTGGCAAATTCTCAACCTGTGGACTCCCTTAAAAGAATCGGGAGTGGCTTCAACATTGCTCGTCCCCGAAAATGTGCGAGTTGAAGGATGGCGGGTTCGGGTTCTGGAGTTTCATCGCGATTTGCCCGCAACAGACCGCGCTGAGGAAGAACCGAGTTCAATTGCCCGCCAACTCTCCGCCGCAGCCGTTGCCGTTGTCAGCGATGCATCTCCCGCAACCCTGCTGCAATTGGCACAAAGCTGGGAACCCCTTCTCCCTGACGCAAATGTGGCAATTGCCTCCTTCCTAGAAGAAATAATCATCTTTTTAAAAACGGAAGGCCTTGCCCTCACCACGATTGCTAATGCCCTCAATGCAGACTTACTCAACCAAGCATCGCAATATCCCCTGCGCGTTACCGTTACCGGAGCGACGGAGCAAGGTCGCATTCCCACCCATAATGAAGATAGTTGCTATCCCATTGCCGCAGATTTAATCGCCAACGGAACCCAATGGCAGGATCGACTCAGTTCCCATTTCGCCATTGTCTGCGATGGGATTGGCGGACACGAAGGGGGAGAGGTTGCGAGTCAAATGGCGGTACAGTCCCTTAAGTTGCAAGCACGGGCGCTTTTGGCAGAAATCGCCGAAGATCCGGAAGTGATGACCCCGGATTTGGTCAAAGAACAACTCGCCGCAACCATCCGTATTGCCAATAACGCGATCGCGTCTCGCAATGACCAACAAGGACGCGAGTCCCAGCGACGCATGGCAACCACCCTTGTGATGACCCTGCAACTCCCCCAACAAATTGCCACTTCCAACGGGGGAACGCGCAACAGCCACGAACTTTATCTCGCTCACGTTGGCGACAGTCGAGCCTACTGGATTACAACCCACTACTGCCAGCAACTCACCGTAGATGATGATGTGGTAACGCGAGAAGTGTGCCGAGCGCGCAGTTTGGAACACAAGGCGCAACAACGCCCCGACGCGCGAGCGCTTACCCAGGCATTGGGAACCCGCAACGCAGAACTATTGCGTCCCACCGTGCAGCGATTGATTATTGAAGAGGATGGCGTACTTTTGTTGTGTTCCGACGGGTTGAGCGATGGTGATGTTGTTGAGGAGTCTTGGTCTGCGGTGATTCCCGATGCTATTCGGGGAAAAATCTCTTTGGAAGCTGCCCTTAAAGAGTTAATTCGCCGCGCAAACGAAAAAAACGGTCAAGATAACATTTCAGGCGTGGCGACGCTCTACGGCATCATGCCTCAAAATCCCGTCCTGGTTAATTTAGCAGAACTGCCCAAGGGAAGCGCCCAAAAAGCAATCGAAATAGAAAAACCGTTGGAAACCGCAGAAGAAGAATTGCCCGTTGAAGAAGAAGTCGCACCCGTGGAGGCTTCAGCAATGCCAGCTAGAGCGGTGGAAGAAACTGAAACTGGCATCCTAGAAGAGGAAGATTCGGGAGAGGGCATTGGGTGGGTCATTAAATTATTGTTACTCACCGCCCTTGTGGGTGTCATGGTTTTGCTTCTGCGCTGGCAAATTCAAACGGATCAAGAGTCAGAAACCCCCGCTTCTTCGCCCACTCCAGAACAGGTTGAACCGGAAACTCCCTCATCATCGCCCTTTTCAGAGCCGGGAGACTCTGAGTAA
- a CDS encoding NfeD family protein, whose amino-acid sequence MAMPTAVYLLSPTILWIVVGAILCLMEFFFPSAFIEFMMGIGALLVAGVSLFVPSFPLQVTLWLLFSTILIILSRRVFTPKRRTSNLGEDREGETLTEIQPGQAGRVLYEGSSWRAKCGDEEQFLVSGEPVYIIGREGNTLIVMPKNLLQS is encoded by the coding sequence ATGGCGATGCCTACTGCCGTTTATCTCCTCAGTCCAACCATTTTGTGGATTGTTGTGGGTGCAATTCTTTGTTTGATGGAATTTTTCTTTCCCTCTGCTTTTATCGAGTTCATGATGGGCATCGGCGCGTTGCTGGTGGCAGGGGTTTCGTTATTCGTGCCGTCTTTTCCCCTTCAAGTTACCCTGTGGTTGTTATTTTCCACGATCCTCATCATCCTATCTCGGCGCGTTTTTACCCCAAAACGCAGAACCTCGAACCTCGGCGAGGATCGCGAAGGAGAAACCCTGACGGAAATTCAACCCGGACAAGCGGGACGAGTTTTGTATGAGGGAAGTTCCTGGCGAGCAAAATGTGGGGACGAAGAGCAGTTCCTGGTTTCTGGGGAACCTGTTTATATTATTGGGCGCGAAGGGAATACTTTGATTGTGATGCCCAAAAATCTGTTGCAGTCTTAA
- a CDS encoding PAS domain-containing sensor histidine kinase, whose translation MSQISQSWGVVTLLIPHGHGYSWKFNLVSLHVASDGIIALAYFTISAILFFCARKRKNLPQLWIFLLFGAFIICCGITHLLEIWTLWYPHYWISGFAKAITAAISLYSALQLISLVPQFLALKSPAQLEAANRKLAQEIAQRCKAEQALQESKIRYRSILNDQTDLIARYLPDGTLTFINQAYCRYFDLNQEDLLGSNSPPHLSLEGQEKLKQGFSYLTPDNPVETIERQVSVKGEMRWTQWTNRAIFDDAGNIKQFQTVGRDIHDRVQAQNAQHESNERLQLALEGSGDGLWDWNIATGEIYLSPRWLGMLGYAPGELPENVDTWGELIHPEDQPWVMEILNAHLQDSNIPYHFDYRIRTRSGEWKWIGNYGKVVTRDEKGTPLRMAGTHKDISDRVRAEEALHQQEELFRLTLKHSPILLFNQDTELHYTWFCNSPATCGIYDPEAIIGKRDTDIFCEDDAQRLIALKRKVLESGIGLRTETFITFEGKICYYDLSIEPFRDRTGEIVGITCTSLDISDRKHTEETLQERESILSSFYDSAPLMMGVVEVTEDDILHISDNVATAAFFGTTPEAMRQQWSSHMGAPKETIDLWLAHYKKSQATGKPVYFERPHETPEGTKYLAATVSKIAQIADDRPQFCYVVEDITERKKVEKQIEESLREKETLLQEIHHRVKNNLQVICSLLNLQMRSIQDKNVLEQLRESQNRTRTMALIHEKLYQSKNLSKIDFSAYLGDLVANLSRSYSVQNVSFDLDFCKDFFLDIDAAIPCGLIVNELVSNSIKHAFSSEEKGKIFIQTHLEKESAMILKIGDNGKGLPSEFNFAKAKTLGLKLVKNLARQIRGELNIESSHEGTHLKLTLNKKSKG comes from the coding sequence ATGAGTCAAATCTCTCAAAGCTGGGGAGTTGTAACCCTACTCATCCCTCACGGACACGGTTATTCGTGGAAGTTCAACCTCGTATCGCTTCACGTTGCTTCCGATGGAATTATCGCGCTAGCTTACTTCACCATTTCGGCAATCCTCTTTTTCTGCGCGCGCAAACGGAAAAACCTTCCCCAACTCTGGATATTCCTCCTCTTCGGCGCATTCATCATCTGCTGCGGTATCACTCACCTCTTGGAGATTTGGACGCTCTGGTATCCCCACTATTGGATATCGGGGTTCGCCAAGGCAATTACAGCCGCAATCTCGCTCTATAGCGCACTGCAATTAATCTCCCTCGTGCCTCAATTCCTCGCGCTCAAAAGTCCGGCTCAACTCGAAGCGGCGAACCGCAAATTAGCGCAAGAGATCGCCCAGCGTTGCAAAGCCGAGCAAGCACTGCAAGAGAGCAAAATACGCTACCGCTCGATTCTCAACGATCAAACCGATCTCATCGCTCGCTACCTCCCCGATGGAACTCTGACCTTTATCAACCAAGCCTACTGTCGGTATTTCGATCTCAACCAAGAAGATCTCTTGGGGAGCAACTCCCCTCCTCACCTATCCCTAGAAGGGCAAGAAAAGCTCAAACAAGGCTTCAGCTACCTAACTCCTGATAATCCCGTCGAAACCATCGAGCGTCAAGTTTCGGTCAAAGGCGAAATGCGTTGGACTCAGTGGACGAACCGCGCAATCTTTGATGACGCAGGGAACATCAAACAATTCCAGACTGTTGGACGAGATATTCACGATCGCGTCCAAGCTCAAAATGCCCAGCACGAAAGCAATGAACGCTTGCAGCTCGCCTTGGAAGGCTCTGGAGACGGCTTGTGGGACTGGAATATCGCCACGGGTGAAATCTATTTAAGCCCGCGATGGTTGGGAATGCTCGGTTATGCTCCCGGCGAACTTCCCGAAAATGTTGATACTTGGGGAGAACTCATTCACCCAGAAGACCAACCTTGGGTGATGGAAATTTTAAACGCCCATCTCCAAGACAGTAACATTCCTTACCACTTCGACTATCGCATACGAACCCGTTCTGGAGAGTGGAAATGGATTGGGAATTACGGCAAAGTCGTCACCCGCGACGAAAAAGGTACGCCCCTGCGAATGGCGGGAACCCATAAAGATATCAGCGATCGCGTCCGAGCAGAAGAAGCCCTGCACCAACAAGAAGAACTCTTTCGCCTCACCCTGAAACATTCTCCCATTCTCCTGTTCAATCAAGATACCGAACTGCATTACACCTGGTTCTGCAATTCCCCTGCAACTTGCGGCATTTACGATCCAGAAGCAATCATTGGCAAGCGCGATACCGACATTTTCTGCGAAGACGACGCTCAACGCCTAATTGCCCTTAAAAGAAAAGTTCTTGAAAGCGGTATTGGGTTGCGAACGGAAACCTTCATTACCTTTGAGGGAAAGATTTGCTACTACGATTTGAGTATCGAACCATTCCGCGATCGAACCGGAGAAATTGTCGGCATTACCTGCACCTCCCTCGACATTAGCGATCGCAAGCACACGGAAGAGACGTTACAAGAACGAGAATCGATCCTCAGCAGCTTTTACGATAGTGCGCCTCTCATGATGGGCGTTGTTGAGGTTACAGAAGATGACATTTTACACATTTCCGATAATGTGGCAACAGCAGCTTTCTTCGGTACGACTCCCGAAGCCATGCGACAGCAATGGTCGAGTCATATGGGCGCTCCCAAGGAAACCATTGACTTGTGGCTCGCGCATTACAAAAAAAGTCAAGCTACCGGCAAACCTGTTTACTTCGAGCGTCCCCACGAAACCCCCGAAGGGACGAAATATCTTGCCGCAACGGTTTCCAAAATCGCTCAGATCGCAGACGATCGCCCACAATTTTGTTACGTTGTTGAAGATATCACCGAGCGAAAAAAAGTCGAAAAACAAATCGAAGAATCGCTTCGGGAAAAAGAAACACTTCTCCAAGAAATTCACCATCGCGTCAAAAATAACCTACAGGTTATTTGCAGCCTTCTCAATCTCCAAATGCGATCGATTCAAGATAAAAATGTTCTCGAACAATTGCGCGAGAGCCAAAATCGAACCCGAACGATGGCATTAATTCATGAAAAACTCTATCAATCCAAAAACTTATCCAAGATCGATTTTTCGGCATATCTTGGCGACTTAGTTGCTAATCTCTCTCGCTCTTATTCAGTGCAAAATGTTTCTTTTGATTTAGATTTTTGCAAAGACTTTTTCTTGGATATTGATGCTGCAATTCCTTGCGGTTTAATCGTAAATGAGCTTGTTTCAAATTCAATTAAGCACGCATTCTCTTCAGAAGAAAAAGGGAAAATATTTATCCAGACACACCTAGAAAAAGAAAGTGCTATGATCTTGAAAATTGGAGATAACGGTAAAGGTTTACCTTCGGAGTTTAACTTTGCAAAAGCAAAAACACTAGGTTTAAAATTGGTAAAAAATCTCGCGCGACAGATACGAGGAGAACTTAATATTGAGTCGTCTCATGAAGGCACTCACTTAAAACTAACCTTAAATAAAAAAAGTAAAGGCTAA